In the genome of Chrysemys picta bellii isolate R12L10 unplaced genomic scaffold, ASM1138683v2 scaf561, whole genome shotgun sequence, the window TCGAAAGGTTGTCGTTACAacggaacagtggttttcaacccgtggtctgtggggatccacagactatgtctaagatttccaaagaggtctgcgcctccatttgaaattttctagggtccgcaaatggaaaagaggttgaaagccattgtcccagaaggtaaagggtgtgtgtggggggtggggtggggtggggggagtgtaaatatgaaaaatggtgatgttagttgtcattctaagtttttgcaggagtgaatttcatagtattgggccagctcctgaaaaagccCTGTCTCCTGCATATGCTAGTTTTACTTCTGATGTGTAGACAGTTGTTCCCGAGAAACACAGCTACTGAAGTCTGAGAGAGTAAGATGGAATTTTGGGCCCATGTTCTTTATAACTTCAAAAATAAAGACAGATTTGATTGAGTGTTCTGTTGGGGAATCAGCGGAGTGAGTGAAACATAGGACTGATGTACTCAAGTGAACCTGTATTACTGAGGAGgtgtgctgctgtgttctgtaactgttgcagATTTTTCAGGACAGATGCATTCGAGTCTAAATACATTGGATTTCGATTATTCAAGCAAGAGTTAATGATGGCCTATGTGATTCACAACTGTGTATTTTAGAATGATTGAtaatagagtgtgtgtgtgtgtgtgtgtgtgtgtgtgtgtgtttctcgatataacagttggatattttggactaggaggttgtgaaacaaaaggaaaataactagAAGCAGCAACGGTTTTATTCATGTTCTTTGGGTGActtgtttaaatagctgaaaatacagaccTGCTGTGCCAGCAAGGATTTAGGTTGTTTTCCATCCAGACCCTCCCTTTTCTTGAATTTGGCTTCTGTGCACTGATGCCCATCTGCTAGTAGTAAGTAGATGAATAAATGATGGCTTGCTTCCAAGAGAGTCCCACCAGAGCCATGCCATCTGTTACCCAGCAATGCAGGAGTTTGGGTGGAAGGAGTTAGTTTCTTAgaaatcacttttattttaagttcccaGGTAGGACATAGTTGTACGGGGTATTCTAACTTTTCTTAACTTATTTGGAAAAAAGATGCTTCGAAAATTTTCTATCCCGAACCCCCAGGTATTACtgagtaataatactttgcatctaATGCTATCTTGCTAACAAGAGCAACTTCATATATTTGAATCATCCACACAGAGATGGGTGGTCTGAGAACAGGAGCTGGAACTGGAAACTTCTCCTGTGTTCTGATACTGGCAGTGAAATTGACTCCcctctgtggctttgggcaagtcacttaacttcactGACTCAGTTTTTGTGGGCTAGATTCTATCCTGTGTCAAGATCTGCTATGGGCAGGCAACAGAGAACTGGTTGCAGCTCCCTGGTTCCATTTCCTGAGCCAGCTAagtactgctgtgatctgtgccAGCTGGGAGACGTCCCAAAAGGATTGTCTGCCCTCTGAGGATTGCCAAGAGTGCAGTTTGTGTTCCTAACCACTATAAGTGCTTAGAAACCAAGGCCCAACTTTCCAGAGTCTTCATGGGACTCAGAGGGGTAGTATGCCACATCACACTACTCTCAGTTTATTGACTTAATAGactgttttgtaactaatgttttgttgtaggaaatgaagaaggaaaaaaaccttctttgctgccagtctgatgaaaaaacacaaaaaatccatCAGCTGGAAGAAGCACTTAAAATAGCCCAACACCTTCTAACAGAGACCCGGAAGAATGCTGAAGAGATGAAAAGTGAGTGACACATTTCTACCCATTTAAATCCCGTTACAAACTATTACTTCAGTGTGGGAGATCTGTAAACTTCATTATAAATGGTGATTTGAAGCATCCCCAAGAAATAATAAGTTCCCACTGTGTGATATAGTTAAATTAACTTTCAGCTAATCCACGCAATTCTCTTTCCAAACTGAGATGGAACTTCTTTATACAAATATACTAACTCATAAAATTATATGGTTTTAAAGCGatttaaaatgaggaataaatatgtctcaaacaaaactatatggtcagcaaattaaatactacaatgtgctcctgtgttttaaaatcccaagcaaacaaatatacctcaaactattatcctttagcttgtatatggactccatcaagctaaaacgtGATGAAATGTTACCCGCCGAGCCCTAATTTGACTTTTCCCTACATTTGTCTATCTGgttgggaaaatgcattttgcagaCTGAGGTTTAAGAGAACAGGTAATTCTGCTAACTAGCCATTGTAAAGAAGGAGACTGCTCCCACTTATCGCTGTAGAAGTCTAACCTctgggccttggacaaggccctgcaacctggggagttgtcagcctggagctccccagctcctctggcctttccctagccctgcttcactccagtaccCTTAGCTTCCCAAACAGCtaggtccctctcccttcagagctagaggaagattgactgagtgtttggctcacagcccttttataagggccagctgtggcctgatgggagcgtggcccagctgtagctgcctccccaatcagcccaggcttgctgctttccccagccacagccctctgcagggttgttccaaccccttcagggctagagcgggcaaccgccccgctacactcccctttgaattaccaccctaaataatccttctccatcctatgtgttgacatagttcaaatatctgttgattgctatcatttcccttcccctctctctaccCCTCTTTCTCACCAAGTTCTGGGTCTTGGAGACATTGAATATTCCTTGTCCTGTAGGAAGGGAATGCGTAGTCTTGTTTTATATGATAAGTTGGTGTTATTCAATAGAATTCTCTTTGCAATACAGGAAATCTCTTGTATTGTCTGTCTCTCTTAATTTTACTCCATACATCAGTCCATCAAACAccttgatcatttttatatattctggattttgaagacaggaaaatggacaaatagggcaccaaaattctttatctagccattgatactgttacctgtcaaccatgagtttcagagtacaagccatcagacctcagtgaagatgggctgtagaaacagagttacaattgtgaagcatagagcgatttgactagcagtatgttctttctgcaaaactgaattctggcaatgctatacaatttcatggtttgggaataaaggcagttttagaacacatacgtaattatattctgaaatactaagaaaatttattgctaggtgaaaaattgaaaattgtcaatattgccattttatagtgttacccataaaagctaatattgcatattagacattgtttgctttcacaaattaaccacttaattttttttattactatagataagagtttgtctcagaaaatagaactggaagcacaagaagccgagcttcagcatttaaaaaacaacaataaattgctccaggattcagtccaggagctacaacttgaaaatggaacccttaagaaggctttagaagaagaaaaagtagacttactagaaacaaacataagtttttcagatagtttaataaggcatttcatacttaagcttttaagagccaaaatatttatttgtgtccTTTTTAATATCTAGTCTCTATTCTAATATAACATTTGCTATAACTTCTCCATTAGTAGCATGGAAATCTCATTAAATCTGTTACCTTATAAACTTCTGGCTATCAAAGATACAGGAGGTCTTTAGCGGGACACCTGAAAACATGATAAAATGTGCAGGTTTTGTCTATTCTGTggcccagcttttctcctcatttggaacaaagaggtgattcctctcacctgtagaactgggaggtggaccagtgttgttgctgaaggctccaggactaagctccatccttcacctcaggccaccagaaattgtgtccaccagcagaacgagttggcggttcagtttctcccaacaactttgttttatcatgaatttttgttcatttttctgctacattgatttcatttcaacttcttgctcctctttctctctcctcaagtAAGTTCTCTGGATCCGCAAACACAGCACTTCTCAGTAACTCCCTTTGACCACTAGTGCAGTGGTAGAAAAGCCCAGCAAAATCAAGCTAAGTCCAAGTAGGTCAGTGGGCAGCTTTTTAGGGGTCTTAGAGGGTAACCTACGTCTTGCTGCTACAAGCCACCAACCCTTGCTAtgtgaggggatggggctttGTTGGACCAGCGCATTAGTGCCCTGCATGcgcacataaacacacccatttgaAGCCCTGACTCCATTGTGAGAAGGAGCGTGAGGATTCTCAAGGAGATGAGAACCCCACATAGTCTGCACAGGAATAACACTTGGAAACTCCATATGCTCTGGGCCCCAAAAAGACAAATGGAATTGTCCCCTTAGTAAGGAagtaatatgtataattaatgagcaggaagtataaacatcaggctttaaatcttttctcttgCCTTCCCATCCTTAGGATGTGTTTGCTGGGGTCTTCTCCTATATGGGAGTCTCCTGGAGTGCTCTGTATcagactcactgccccctcccaccctggagtaTATCTGGGTGTGCAGAGACACGTGTTACTTCTGCGAAGCCCTGTCTCAGGTGGCAGGGTAATGTAAattgttcatctctgcttttcaacctgggatcctctttcaaccagggaagggggcccaaATTTGAGGTCACAATGGAGTGGGAATTGTCCCTGTCCGTTTATCAGGTCAAGGACCCAGGCTTTACCAGGGAAAGGTGTTTggagtctcctccccctctccataggcttgctcagcgttgaaggattaaagagcactttagacagtgtgtgcccagaacagaggcacataagaattccattccttatgtagctgcaccatcaggggattacagaggcatcaaggagaaatcccttcccatgttcAAAATGGCTCCTGCTTTACTGAGTAAAAACCCCCAAGTGGTACTAATTCTCTTCGGAAGGGTGTAGACAGACACCCTTTCAGGCACCTGGGGCCATCTAGCAAGCTATTCCAACAATCAGCATTTGTCTCAGTACCCCTACTTAGTTGAGagatgcccagagcagggtgattagcgtgctacctcacttctgtaaacaatcgggggaagtaccccatgtacacaaccacacaaaaaagaaatcccaaacccaCATGACTCTCCCATCACCGGAAGCCAGTGTcttgaaaaaaaacccaatactAATAAACTGTCTAGtttctcatgctttcctcctttgagatcatcatttctggttaaaactagatgttaaactaaaatgtaaggaaaatttgaaagtttggggaacctaagtgcagcagtagtcctaccagagagagacatcgccatgcctccacttatggtgcaaaggaaacaataccttacttgccagggtctgtacttcaaaattagaccgtgtttaaacatgtcttttcactctgcccctaagattaaccataactgactgatgtgatattaaacataacaatgcagtgtctacactgcatgttgtaacatcatgttaatgaacacattaattaataccttgtgaaacttcccactgtagaagtgcccctattgtctttaaactgcttctactacctcattatgtcacacgcaacttgtgagagcatatcagttctgatgtatgcagaatttccatctaaattattaattaagtgattcttcttatgacagcactatttttgctaataatttagataggcgtttttagtttttaaacctgtccatctaggtgaatttcttcttatcaattccctctgcattttctagcctgcagtcttttTCTACTTCCATTTGTGGCGAATGCCGGACTGTAGTTCTGTGCTCTCgcttcagaaataaacacatgaaaaaacacAGTGTGGAGCCTGTATTGTGGCAAGCAGGCACTGAGTTACAGTGCTCACTCCATGCCCAGCTAATGGAGCACTGTGCTTGATATTTACGTTATCCTGAAGTGTGTTTTATAAGGCTGCCAGATATCCACCATCCCTTTATTTTGGCATTCCAATGCACATAGGGtggacaaacctgcctggaccacatgcttttcagctgggttttgtcatttggttattttgaatattctatttagattattatttctctatcaaggaaatctacacacatgtagctttccaagaaacatgactttaatgtttctctgttggaattagaagctgctataattcaattgtatattactaagtgaatctactatacaaatgcatattacaacttttgtctggttttttagttgcactgaacttttaatgacaggtgagatgccattagtgagagtataatgcttatagagaagaatgaagtttcctattagcaactacaaacaattttttattttatagttggacAATCTGAAATCTAGAATTCAACCaaagaagcaaaatggatttGCTCGCACTAAAATGAAgacgtggatgaaatcctgtaagcagctagagaaggaaaaaaaaatgttgcagaaACAAATTGCTGAACATGGTGCTCCGTTAAAGGAGCAAAAGACAAGTATGGGGTAGTTTAAGAAGGAAATGCTCTACTAGAATGTTATTATAAGGCTGCAAATCATTCATGGAAGTCACggtttccgtgacctctgtgaattttgcagtgctggtgcagctgatcccaggaccaccccatcagctggggaagcccaggagccagtcgcactggccgttgctccggcagcactaggcatggtccctggtgctgccctggagcaggagtctgggactAGTGGCAGTGGGATCCTGGGCATCCCCCCAGCAACAGTGTcaccctgttctctctcccccactcctcagcagtcttcaggagcgtcccccttcccagtaggtaagatttagtcacgagtatttttagtaaaagtcatgaacaggtcatggggctttgactttttgtttattgcccgtgacctgtccatgactatcactaaaaatacccgagactaaaacatagccttaatcatgatcctgtttctaaccttaatgcatttatttatacaatatgttttcaaaacatgcattattacgtttgattcagatgaggcgccagatcctcagctggtgtaaatcagtatagtttctgaagctctgccattcacaccagctgagaatttggcccaagatctgTCTCCTCAAATTTCAGAGTATCCTTATATGTTATGAATATAGATTTCCAATGCCtgtgttttgaaatcaaaaatgaccttaggatgaaggggaggctattttttaaagaacattagagtggtgtgtataacttcttacaatgctttgtttgagacatgagagtgtaaaatgttggaatgtgtctgttctttccgttgctggccatcacaacaaagaaaattcacattCTGGGTATAGATGGCTGATAGTTGAGCATCCACCATGGAGAAATTGACATCTTTTAGAGTTTATACATATGTCCTTCCAAACAGCTTTTGGTGTCCTTCTGGCTtgtagacagggagagaggagcaactcttaaagtgttatgattcagacaagtatcagaggggtagccgtgttagtctgaatctgtaaaaagcaacagagggtcctgtggcacctttaagactaacagaagtattgggagcataagctttcgtgggtaagaacctcacttcttcagatgcaagtaatggaaatttccagaggcaggtataaatcagtatggagataacgaggttagttcaatcagggagggtgaggtgctctgctagcagttgaggtgtgaacaccaagggaggagaaactgcttctgtggttggatagccattcacagtctttgtttaatcctgatctgatggtgtcaaatttgcaaatgagctggagttcagcagtttctctttggagtctggtcctgaagtttttttgctgtaagatggctacctttacacctgtgattgtgtggccagggaggttgaagtgatcatcagtgatctacaacccatcctggacaatgatccctcactttcacagaccttgggaggcaggccagtcctcgcccacagacaaccagccaaccttaagcatattctcaccagcaaccacgcaccgaaCCATAATAACTCAGGAACCaagccatgcaacaaacctcgatgccaactctgcccacatatctacaccagcaacaccatcacaggacctaaccagatcagctacaacatcaccggctcattcacctgcacatccaccaatgttatatatgccatcatgtgccagcagtgcccctctgctatgtacattggccaaactggacagtcactacgcaagaggataaatggacacaaatcacatatcaggaatggcaatatacaaaaacctgtaggagaacacttcaacctccctggccacacaatagcaggtgTAAAGGTAGTCATCTTACAGCAAAaccacttcaggaccagactccaaagagaaactgctgagctccagttcatatgcaaatttgacaccatcagatcaggattaaacaaagactgtgaatggctatccaaccacagaagcagtttctcctcccctggtgttcacacctcaactgctagcagagcacctcaccctccctgattgaactaacctcgttatctccatactgatttatacctgcctctggaaatttccattacttgcatctgaagaaacatGCTTCAGACAGTTCCTCCATTTTCTAACTGTCATCAGCCTGGTACTAGTTGCAGCTTTCTGGGACCAGGAAGTGCTGGAGTTTATTAactttaacaaatgttttttaagacacatacattggggttttattgatcacaagcttcagtcatttcaagagttgtcaggggctaagtatagagctaataggacaacagtttaaagtggtcaccacaatgtgtaaaatatactacaaCTTGTCTGCCATTAGCTAGGGTAAGTTAGGCTAGCAAATATTCATGAGTGTCCAATAAGCAGAATCACTAGCGGTATAAAAAGAGATCCATATTTCTGAGACGAGCTATATTCAATTATATAcccaaaaattgttaaaataatggtaaggtggtaatgttaagcacttaaaagttaggaaatgccagaattaatgttgcccatgCATTGTGTGTCCAAAGAATCGGGGTACCTGCCACCCTGACAGTAAATATGGTATCAACAGAGATCTCTTCTGTAAAGTAACCTTTACATGAtgtctggtttgttttatttggtatagtttactgtggttgcacaagcacacatcttatgtacttaattaacaaatgaatgattgagatcattgcactctaaactcatctttccagagtctccttaaagttatttgtacaggtaatgactctttcctttggtcaggtgctgatgaggttgccatctccctacatgagaatgagccagagtatgagctagacggactcccagaggtggtgaaaaaaggtaattgttacttctttagaggagaagagaccacattggtggggagtgtgtgcgcgcacgcttaTCTAGAGAATCGTCTTGTCATATGCGTGACTTGGAAGCATTGTAAAAACTTGGACATCatcggccagattcagccctcgtataggttgcataagtccatttaactcagctgcttgtcagagctgagtttagccgcatgtgctttaaaaaaaggcCCTAGTATACAATTGAGGCTATAGGGGGCTAGTATATTTTGTTGTAGATGTATGTAATTTctagtggttttggtttttggtctgtgtgatgtcttcccatctgtacagttttgtagtatttgatgacaaaagcaaaacagccaaaaattctgaaatccagaatcctaatatcaggttgtagttttgaaaatcagtctagaTACATGTTGTTTACTTTGGGACTTCCccaaaaactttgcaaaagaccTCTGGCAAAAAGAGAGGGATTCTAGGCCCAGCCATTCCCCGTATAAACcacctttttcttctggttgagaggaaggggggaaatttttgctgaaacatttttaactgaatgttttttcattgaaatgtgctgcattgtcaaagccgaaatgtttcacggagatgtattgattcagacaaagtttttgctgggaaggtttctgaggtgcaaagtggactcttgcaaggaggaaggcccccaaattgaaaacctgatgtttttgattcaatttcattttgtgaaagcatttgaaaggcttatagtttcattccaatctagaataaaaacaaattttgaaacctcgaaaGGTGTCGCAAAACAGAATTGTCGCCCTCCGGCCAGCTCCACTTAGAACACTAGAAGAGACTTCATTTTCAGATTGAAATGATTTTCCAGTTAATGGTGTTCCtttaaagggaaaagagaacattttcttggGGAAAACGCTTTTGGCCATTTTAGTAGAGCTGCTGTTGCACAGATCCACACCCTTGCCTGAGTTCACCTATAAAATTCTAGGAAGGCAAGATAGTCCTAATAATTCCcccattatattttattcagtgagtaaatgccattttattttacttaaattattaccagttgtcatctccatcttgaaatgagcaagatcagattgattagaacaataaagtaatttaagcaaccttggttaatagaagctgtttattttttagggTTTCCTGCTATTCCTATTGTGAAAACCGACCCTTACATTTTGTGCAGAACAACTTTTCACCTAAGGACCAGTCCCCGTCTTGCTGCCCAAAGCCAAAAGTTGTCACCAGGTTCCCAACTTTTACGAAAAGGCAGGTCAGATAATCTTGGGGAGATCTGTAAACCGACAGCTGGTGGCAGCAAATCACAAAAGGTAACTgatcttaaaaatgtatctgaatgtgCAGGGCATGGGCAATCCACATCATGTATTTATCTCTCCAAGTGAGTTTGAAGATATGCTGTGTTATTCACacctcctttctatttgccatgaatatagtgaaggcaaggtcatcaatgtaaatacaatcaataaagcatggcatataacaaagatctgggcataatggtacacttaaaattgttggtatgatcaaatctgtgatctcatgccaagtgctcattaacttggtaaatagaaatgaggtaaatcttcccactttaatgctcatcacaaatatttgattatttcttgaaagacctggctgcctagagcagggggtgcgtgtgtgcgtgcatagatggattacacacaaaagcactcaaaagttcggatatgctggaatgaaggctccttgtcccaatctctctgttcagccagccccagttctcttctcctcctcctcttagctCTGTGTCTTCTCTGAGTGTCTCCTACACATTCCTTTCCCCGTACCCCCGCCTTCTCTCATAGTCTTCTAGCCCTAGCCTCGCCTACTGGCTCCCTGtccttggccccctcccctcacccccactcctgtcccaatcttggcatactccttgtcccagtctgcccTCCCACCGCCACCCCCCCATTTGCCTTTTGTCCCATCTGCATTTGAGTCCAGTATCTTCCTCCACCACCGGGCATGTGCACCAGCTTGGAGGGGTCATTGGGAGTACAGGAAAGAAAGGTTCctgtctcagttctggtgcttggcCCAAAGCAGCTGGGAAGAACCGTTGCAGGGAAACTCTGGCGTTGACCCCTGTaggcctgggctggagcatatcagttgctctgtgaggatggctcattgctgtgttttcatatccaggagctgtggggaaatggcacatgtgcagtcactctgtggggaataGCTCATGCGCAGTTTGGTTAGCACTAAGAGCTGTGCGAGATCCAAGTATACGCAGCGAGGATGAAATCtgcagagattttagctgctaaaaatctaaGAATTCTCTCTACTGAGCAtctgtgaactgtgattttttttcaaaggcttctaatttggccaaatttgggcaagttttcctggggatggcaaaaagcacattctctgacacaaaggccactccctgccaaatgacaagttcctgctccaacacatggagcttttcaaagaaaagttgccagaatattttaatatgagaaaaatgtaggtttccctagccttgctcttgggaatagcttaaccattttggctgaaattctgcctctgtcccccacccccgaagaaaaagagcatgaggcagacatacagcatggaaaatttcagcccaagcaattaaagtttgtaaagttataagcagcagaaaacagggtcttgtaatgggaggaggggcgaacagcagaggctaacagcaggagtttgcctgggagctgtccaagaggaggtacgctaagtgctgcattaggggggctgtgttggtgggccttgagtgggcctgactggtatataagggcagtcagcagcgaaccagctgagtggcgaacagcagaggctaacagcaggagtttgcctgggagttcgcgtggggagagcgcactgaggctttcatctgcaggtttctccgagtagttcctgcaacagttgaggaagctcctaagaggacggtgatatggaaggtgagcgatcagctgttgtaacctgcacaggttgtgccatgtttgtctttcttccgcaggacagaagtgactttgtctgtacaaagtgcaagctggtctccatattggaggagaaggttcgagggctggagaaacaag includes:
- the LOC135972179 gene encoding centromere protein F-like isoform X3, translating into MMEQTMERVQKWQREVEINRRSLEEKRKEREKEVLRQLRALQTVAQQCKEMKLNQDLQQAKNDSDGLRAELDNEMKKEKNLLCCQSDEKTQKIHQLEEALKIAQHLLTETRKNAEEMKNKSLSQKIELEAQEAELQHLKNNNKLLQDSVQELQLENGTLKKALEEEKLDNLKSRIQPKKQNGFARTKMKTWMKSCADEVAISLHENEPEYELDGLPEVVKKGFPAIPIVKTDPYILCRTTFHLRTSPRLAAQSQKLSPGSQLLRKGRSDNLGEICKPTAGGSKSQKDRSDFVCTKCKLVSILEEKVRGLEKQVSTLRCIRENEDFLDRCQEMLLRPQCSEDSEQAQQGQKDCEEVWQHVTSRRRKRSVHAPAMEIQFYKAGVEQNIWTRYPLQASVNASGENNFFKVDDTQQCEAETAIEPMESSSRSLCMNEQPTKTVVQTSRENINTHKGRYSLSTQTSPEQNEEDQNCIIL